The sequence below is a genomic window from Deltaproteobacteria bacterium.
GCGAAGCTCCGCCGCGAGCCGGTGCGCGTACGCCTTCGATCGCCCAACGTCGTCGCTCTCGACCGCGACGACGAGCTGGTCGAGGCGCGGAAAGTCGTCCGAGATCTCTTCATCACGCTGGACGTACGACCGGTCCTGCGGCAGGAGATCGCGGCCCGAGGTGACGAAGCCGAGGTGGCTGAACGTGTAGGTGAGCGCCGCAAAGGCGAGAACGACGCTCAGCACTACGGTGACGACCGGCCGGGCGGAGGCCAGCCGGACGAGGGCGCGGAGCCCCCGCCAGCCCTCGCGGCTCATCGCGCCGCGACCGCCTGCGACGGCGGGTGCCACTCCGCCTGGCGCGCCGCGTCCGCTTCCTCGATCGAGCGGCGGCGCTTCTGCAGGTACCCGTTGCGGACGGCGCTGTAGAGGTCGAGGACGCTGTCCTCGACGTCCTGGAAGACGTCGAGGTTGAGGGCACGCTCGTTGACCTGCTTGACGATCGACATCCCCATCGCCGCAAGGAACGGCGTCGCGTAGCCGAAGGGATCCAACACGCCGTCGACGCCGTATCCGATGCCGTCCCGGACGGTGAGCGGCGGCAGCGTGGGGAGCACGAGGTAGGGTCCGGGACCAAATCCATAGACCCCCAGCGTCTGGCCGGTGTCCGCGTCGCTCTTCTCGATGTGGAGCTGGCCCCGCGCGACGTCGAGGAAGCCGACGACCCCGACCGTCGTGTTCACGCCGAAACGAGCGAGCTCGCGGCCCGCCCCACGAACACGCCCTTGCAGGAGATTGTTCACCAGGCGCTTCGGCATTCCGAGGTTGTCGAAAGCGCGATCGAGTCCACGCTTGCCGACGTCTGGAAGGATCTTGCCCCAACCGGTCGCGACGGGCTTCAGCAGGTAGCGGTCGAGGATGTCGTGGTTGAACGAGAACATCTTCTCGTTGAACCTCTGCCACGGGTCGTAGTCATCGGAGGCCTCCTGCTCCGCGTCGGCGATCGGCGGTTGTAGGGCTTCGTCCGCGCTCGTCGCGGGCGACACCATCCCGGCGGCGAAGACCATCGTCAGAACGAGGAACGCGAGGTGGATCGGCTTCATCGTGATGGTGTCACATTCGCAACTGCCGTGCCGAAGAACGGGGCGCTCGGGTGCAGAACGACAAGGCGGCAAACCCACGGGAACTCTTGGTTCTAAGCGTGTTCGGTGGTCCCCGCGCTCGCGGATGTGCCGACGCCTCGGCACGCGTGCCGAGCTGTCGGCAGTCCCAGAACAACGGCCTGGCAGGTCAGCGTTCAGCCAGCCGGCGGCTGCCTGCGCCTTCAGTCACGATCATGTCGCTCGGTCTCCTGGAGTCGGAGCGCCGCGAGGGTCCGCTCGACCGCTTCGGGAGTCCCCCAATCGCTCCAGGAGACGCCGTCAACCGGCACAACGACCAGGTGGCGCGAGATCTGGGTGAGGAAGTCCGCCGAGAAGTTCCAAGATGGAACACCCTCGTACCCGGCACCCGAGCGGATCACGCCGCGGAGCTGCTCGACGTCCGCACTTCGCCGTTGCCGAACGAGCGCGAGCAGCCGGCTCGGGTGGAACACCATAACGAACGAGTTCCACAAGGCGCCTCTTCGCTGCAGGTGCTTCGCCAGCTCGATCGACGGCTTCTCGTGAAAGGCTGCAACGTGGTACGCCGGATGCGATTCGAGACCCCGCGCGACGAGCGGCGGGCCTGGCTCGATGTAACCGAAAGCGGGCTCTGGGTGAGTCGGGCGAATGCCGAGCAGCGCGATCTTGGTGGGAAACCGATCGACGAGGACTGTTGCACGCTCCACGTGCTCACGAAAGGCGGAGCCATCACCGACATAGTGATCGCTCGGAAATACGACCACCGGTGCGCGCGGGCGCCGGGCGGTGAGGTCGAGGAGCCCGAAGACGATCCCCGGACCCGTGTCGCGGTTCCCCGGCTGCACGATGACATTATCGGGCGGGATGTCGAGCAGCTGTGGCAGGGCTAGCTCCAGGTGGCTGCGATTCACGAGCACCAGCGTCCGCTCTCCCGGCACGAGCGGGGCGATCCGCGCGAGCGTCGCTTCGAGCAGGGAACGGTCGCCCATGATTCGGCAGTACTGCTTCGGTATCGGCGCGCCGGCGATTTTTCGCGTGAGAGACTGGAGGCGCCTACCTTCTCCGCCGGCTAGGACGAGTGCCCAGAGCCGTTCGCGCCGATGTCTCCTCGAGAGCTCGGGTCCGTTCAATGCCTCGATCGCGGGCAGGGACATCTGGAGCACGCCTGGGTGCAACCGTCGTGCCGCCACCGACGGTGTTGGGATGGCTGGAGGCTCCCCCGCAGATCAACGGGTCGAGCGTCGAGCCTGCCGCGGACGCGATGATGGCGCCGGCATGTCGGCAGGTGCCGAGCTGTCGGCGTCTGAGTCTCACGCGGTATTGCCGCTGGTGCCGCCTCTGGCTCCCTTCGGAGCGGGGAGTGGCTCGCCGCGCGCGTTCTTCTCCCGCAAGAGCTCGAGCAGCCGATCGATGCCGCCGTTCGTCATGATCTCCTGGAACTGCGAGCGATAGTTCGAGACCAGGCTGACGCCTTCGATAGTGACGTCGATGATCTTCCAGGTGCCGTCGGTCTGGCGCAGCCGGTAGTCGACCGAGATGTCGTCGGAACCGTGGTCCACGATCTTCGTGCGGACGGTCCAGTCGCCGCGCGCCTCCTGGCGGTCGTCGACGATCGTCACCCGCTCGTTCTTGTAGCGCTCGACATTGCGCCCGTATGTCGCGGAGAGAATCTGTTTGAACTCGCGCTCGAACTCGCCGCGCTGCTCCTCGCTCAGCTGGTTCCAGTCCCGCCCGAGGACGAGGCGCGAGAGGGTGTCGAAGTCGACCCGCCTGTAGACGGTCTCCTCGACCCGCCGGCGCTTCTCGTCGGTCGAGAGGTCCTTGTGGGCCAGCACTGCGATGACCGCGCTCGTCGTCGCCTCCACCACGGCGCGGGGACTCTCCGCCGCCGGAGCGGGCACCGCGAGTGTTCCGGCGTAGGCGAGTGCCGCGATGAGGGCGCTCCTCATTCGGTCTTCACGTCGCTGCTGTGGATGAGCTTGCCGATCACCCGCTCGTTGGCCGGCCCTGGATGGGGGCGTGTGCTCACCTTCGTAACCTCGGACCCTGACGAATCCACGACGCGAGCGAGCGCCAGGAGGCCGGGCCGGCTGCCCGCGCCCGGATGGCGGCGGCCCACCCGCGTCCGCTCGTGTCTCCGGCCACGACACGCAAATTCCGTTCCGCCCGCAGGCGAGTCCAACAATAGCGGAACGGTCCGGCACTGAGCTTGGCGCCGACCCTTCGGCACTCGTGCCGATCTCTCGTCAACCTGACGCGGGCCGGCCGCGGTTGAGCTCTTCCGCCTTTGAACTGCGGGGAGCGTACTGTCCACTCACCAACCTCCGACGGGCCGCACGCGGGCGCGCTCGAACGCGGCGGCGCTTTGCGGCTTGATCCGCAGTAGTACGACCTCCGGATGGACGTTCCTGACATGCTCTTCGATCGCGGCGACGATCGCCTCCACGTCGGCGGCGGAGAGCGTGTCCACGAAGTCGAACGCTGATCGCCGCGACAATCTGGTCGGGGCCGAGATGCACCGTGAACAGACCGTTCGACCGCTCGACGCCCGGATGGGCGCGCGCGATCGCGCAGATCGACGAGACCACTTCCGACGCAGCCGGCTCACCGATGAGGAGCCCCTTGGCCTCGCGGGCGAGGAACACGGCCACGACGCCGAGCAGGACCCCGATGCCGATCGACGCGGCACCGTCCAGCACCGGGAGGTCGAACGTCTCGCTCGTGGCGATCCCGGCCAGGGCGATCACCACGCCGATCAGCGCTGCGGTGTCCTCGAAGAGCACCATGAACATCGTCGGATCCTTGCTCTGACGGACCGCCTCGAAGTACCCGCGCTTGCCCTTCGCGGAGCGGAACTCCTTGATCGCCACGCCCCAGGAGATACCCTCGAAGACGAAGGCCAGGCCCAGGACGACGTAGTTCACGATGGAGTTCGAGATCGGCACCGGGGCGATGACGTGGCTTACTCCCTCGTACACCGACACGCCGGCGCCGAGCGCGAAGATCAGGAGCGTCACGATGAAGCTCCAGAAATAGAGCTCCCGGCCGTGCCCCAGCGGGTGGAGCTCGTCGGGCGGTCGCGCCGCGCGCCGCAAGCCGTAGAGGAGGAGGATCTCGTTGCCCGTGTCGACCAGCGAGTGGATCGCCTCGCTCACCATCGCCGAGCTGCCGGTGAGACCGGCGGCCGCGAACTTCGTCACGGCGCGAGGACGTTGCCGAGCAAGGCCGCGTAGACGACCTTCTTCGATGATCGGGGGGCCATGATGTCGCTCGCCCGCAGCCGGAGGCTTGGCCTAGTAGTCCCGTGCCCGATCCGGCGCCAGTCCCGCCACGCTGAGGTCGCCGAGATCAGTCTCTCTCTCGGCGATATCCATGCCCGACGATGAGCGGAACACCCAGTGTCATGCCGAGGCCCGCCCGGGTTCGACGAGGCCCGAACCACTTCGACTCGAGCCGCTCCGGCCAGCGAAGCGGAGGCACGGCGATGCGTCGCGCAAGAGCGTGTGGCGGCATGAACGGGCAGGCGAAGCAGAAGAGGTTGACCATGCCTCCCGTTCGCACGGTTGGCGGGATTGGCGACTTCAGTCGAGGACGTGGTGCCCGCGCTCGCGCATGCAGGCCTGGAACGCGTGCTTGAATTTCTCCTCGGCACTGAACCCCTCGTAGGCCCCGCCGCCGAGTCCTCCGCTCGCGGCCCCGATGGCCGCGCCGGCGCCGGGCGCTCCGCTCGCGGCCCCGATGGCGGCGCCGGCCGCCGCGCCGAGCACCCCACCGACCGCCGCTCCGATCGCCGTCTTCTCGGGGGTGCCTCCCGAGGCGTGGAGAGCCAGCTCGCGGCACTCGGCTTCGTCGCTGGGGATCCGGGCGGCGTGCGGATCATTGTAGGGATCCACCGTCGGCTGGTAGCCGCCCATGGTGGCGCAGCCGGCGACGACGAGTGTGAGAGCAAGCAGCCATTTGCGTGTGTCCATGCGACTCCTCTCTTGCGCGGCTCGGGCTCTGTGCCATTCTGTGCGGACGATTCGCAATCGACGTCTCTGCAACATGTGCGCCAGCAGCAGTCGGTTCGATGGGGCGGTCACCGCATACGCGCCGAGTGCCCACGCGAGCATGGAGCCGCATGTGACGGCTGCACGAGCCGTCGTCCGACGGACAGCGTGAACCCGAGGGTCGGCCTCGTCGCCCCGGGGCGGCGGCGCCGCGGAGTCGCCGTCCGGGCTGATTCTCGACTACGCCGCCAGACCGGCGCACCGGCTCCGAGGGCCGTCAACCGTCGTGACCACGCTGTGCCCTTTCGGGAGCTCCATCGCCTACGGGCGTCCGCGTCACGGGCTCGCCGTCGCTTCGCATCGTCGTCACCAGGTCACGCAGCTCGAAGCGCTTTACCATGCGCGCCAGTTTCCAGCGGCTCACACCGAGCAGCACGGCGGCCTGGCGCTGGTTCCCATGAGCCAGCGCCAACGCGTCCGCGAGGTGCCTTCGCACGGCGGTCTCGAGTGTCTCGAAATCGTGTCTCACGTCAATTGGGTCCATTCGACGAACTCTCTCCTTCTGCCCCCCGAGCAATTTCCGCGCGCCAGCAGTGAAGCGCCACGGCCCCCGGGGCCTGGCGGCCGAAGATCCTGCGTCCGCATTTCCGCCGGTCCGGAGACGTCCACAAGTCGGACGCCAAGGAACCGAGACGGTTGGAGGGCGGATGTTAGACGTCGCGGCCACCGCGGATATTCGTCACGTGAGCACGTGCACAACCACCTCTGAAGGTTGGAGCGCAGCGAACCGTGATCGCGGCAGGCACCTGGGTGCCTGCTGGGCGTGCTCGGAGGGACCAAGACCATGGCGCGGTGTCAGGGTCCGATGGAGCGTTCTCCGATGGAGCGTTCCGGGTCGTCCCCATCGTCGCCCCGCGCCTCGTGCGACCGCTTCGGAACGTCTGCGTCGCGATCGGCCGAGCACTCGAGCCGCTCGACGTGGCAGATACCGACATCGCTGTAGCCCGCGGCCCTCGCTTCGGTGCACTCCTGGTGAAACTCGCGGCAGTCCTCGGCGCTCGCCGCCGCCGCGGGGCGCCGCTCGCCCATGAGGAGCACCGCGGCGCAGGCACCGACGGCCAGGAGCCGTCGCCTCGGGTGGCGCGGCGTCCGGATCATGACCGGTGCCCCGCGGCAGCCGCCGGCGAGAACTCGTCGCGGGCGGCCGATGAGCCGGCATCCGTGGTCGTCTCCGGTTTCGTGCTTCATCTCGGGTCTCCTTGTTGGGCGTCCTTGCTCTACCGGACGAGCAGCCTTACGAACTGCGCCCGCCGCCTCGCGGTCGGCACCGCGATGCGCGCGCGCGGGCGGAAGATCACACCACGTCTGCGCACGAGCGGCACTTCGCGTCCGCTCTCCGCCAACAGACTCCCGTTCATGGGACGTACAACTCAGCAACCGCCGCGCCAGGCGCAGCGGCCGTGGCATCCGGCCAAGCGCGGGCGATCCCCGGACCAGGGCCGACCCGTCCTGCCGGGGTTCCGGCACGCTGCCGAGCGCTCGTCACGCGCTCGGTCCGCTCGCAGTGCTCGTGGGCGCGGCATCCTGGCCGGCGTGGCCGTGCACATCGGCCTCATCGGCTATCCAACGGCGGTCGCCGGGTGGCGTGGGTGCTCTGCTTGGCGACTCGGTCTTCTTGTGCGCTCTGCCGGCGCGGCGGTGCAGCCTTACGGCGCTGGGACGCCCATGCCCGGGTTGCATCCTTCGTGCGGCTCCCGGGGGCGCCGTGGTCACCGCGGTGGCGGGCTCGGCTTCAATGCGCTCGGACGCCGCTTGCGAGCGGCGCGGCGGCGAGGGTCGCGCCCCGTCGCCGGCTGGTGCGCCGCAGGTGCGCCGGTGTCCGCGCGCGAGCGGCCGTCAGCTGATGGCGCGAGCCGGCCACCGCCCGGGTACGAAAGCGGATCATCGGGGCGCCTCGTCCGGCAACGGACACGTTAGCGGTCCGCCACGCACGCAGTCCGGCCCGAACGTAGTCCGGCTCGAGATCGAGGGTCTCGCAGATCACGACGAACGAGAACGGCCACGTCGCTGCGTCCGAAGCGAACCACTCCTCCGCCTCGCGGAAGAGGCGCCGACCGCGCTGGCGGGAGGAGCTCACGTAGCGTTGATACGAACGGATCGCCTCGTCGAGAACCGCGAGCATGAGGCGATGCTCCGGCGGCCTCGCCTCGTCGTTGCGCAGCAGGTCGGCGAACTGGGATAGAAGGATCGTCTCCTGCTCGCCGTCCGTCGCAGCGCGGTGTACGTCGGATGCAGCCTCGATGGCTGCCAGGCCTACGGCACTCATGCCGGCCTCGACCTGAGGGCGGCAGATGGTGTCCGAATGGCGTCGTCACGGGAGCATCGCGGTCGAAGCGGCACGACGACCGCGAGTCGGCGGGGAAGACCCAGGACGGCTCTCTCGGGATCACGATCGACGTAGACGCTTCCGGGAGCGACGCGCAGGGCGAGCTGCCGCCGGGTGCGCGGGATAAAGATTTCCATGCCGAGGCGGTCCAGGGCTCGATTGATGTCCGTCAGGGTCAGCATGCCGCCTTTCAGCAACGACCGCGCCAGCGAACAGACTGCACGCCCAGCGCGAATGCCGTCGGCGAGCACCATCGCGTTCAGCGACGGAGCGGGGAAACGTCGACGACGTTCCCGTAGATGAAGTCCACCTCGCCCACGACCGCTGCCGCGGCCGCGGCCGCCAGCGCCGGCGGAATGGCGGTTGGGAGATCGCCCGAGAACTGGGTCGCGCCTTCGGGGTCGATGTCGACACTCAGCCATCCCACCTCCTTGCCTCCGGTGGCGTGGAGAGTGGCGCGGTAGGTTCCTGTGAGCGCATTCCGGGTCGATGTGCCGCGGTCGAGCGCACCCCCGCCGCCGGACGCGCGCTCGAACACGGTCGTTCGCACGGCCGCGCCGCCCGCGGGCTCGATCGTGAGCCTGAGCTCGTCGTCGTTCCAGGAGGGGACGATGCGGCCGAGGACGGGCGCCTTCTCAGTCGTACCGCTGCGCACCACGGCAGCATCGGGGCCGGTCGCCCAAACTCCGGCGACCGCCACACCACCTTCCCGGTAGACGAGCGCGGGCTCGCCGTGATGCCAGAACCGGCCGTTGGCAACGAGCCTATCCGTCGTGCCGTCGGCTCGGTCGATGACCAACCCTCGATGCGTCTCCCGAGCCGAGAACGTCGCCGCGGACGCTGCCGGTGCGGCCGTCGCTACCCCGCAGGCGACGATTGCGCCGAGCAGGACCGTCCGCTTCCGCGCTTGTTCGAAACGAGCCTTCATGAGATGCCTCCCTTACTCGAAACACCATGAAACTGCAGGAGCTGTGCCAGGAGCGAACGTCACCGAGCCGGTTCGATTGCGCGGCCGGCATGATGCTTCCGCTGCCGACATCTCGGCGCGTGTCGAGATAGCGGCAGCGTGGCGTCCCATCTTAGAACTTGCTGGCCTGACGACGTCAGCATCTGAGACCGTGACCCGGCTCTGGGTGCACTGGCTGCCGGCACGAGCGTTGCTCGAAACGTCGTGGTCCCGTTCGTCGATACCGTGCCGACGACGGTGCCTGTCCGCCGGTGGCCCCTTATGCCGCCGTATCGCCTCGGCGACGTCGTGGGACATCGCGACGCTCACCCCACCGAGCAGCACAGCTACGAGCGATCACCGCGTGCCGTTCGCCGCGCCCGCGCGGCCGTATGCCGGCCCTGGAGCGCGAGACCGTACACCCCCTGCTGCTCCCCGGTTGGGCCCAACCCCACGCCGACGAACACCATGTCG
It includes:
- a CDS encoding VacJ family lipoprotein, with translation MKPIHLAFLVLTMVFAAGMVSPATSADEALQPPIADAEQEASDDYDPWQRFNEKMFSFNHDILDRYLLKPVATGWGKILPDVGKRGLDRAFDNLGMPKRLVNNLLQGRVRGAGRELARFGVNTTVGVVGFLDVARGQLHIEKSDADTGQTLGVYGFGPGPYLVLPTLPPLTVRDGIGYGVDGVLDPFGYATPFLAAMGMSIVKQVNERALNLDVFQDVEDSVLDLYSAVRNGYLQKRRRSIEEADAARQAEWHPPSQAVAAR
- a CDS encoding ABC transporter substrate-binding protein; this encodes MRSALIAALAYAGTLAVPAPAAESPRAVVEATTSAVIAVLAHKDLSTDEKRRRVEETVYRRVDFDTLSRLVLGRDWNQLSEEQRGEFEREFKQILSATYGRNVERYKNERVTIVDDRQEARGDWTVRTKIVDHGSDDISVDYRLRQTDGTWKIIDVTIEGVSLVSNYRSQFQEIMTNGGIDRLLELLREKNARGEPLPAPKGARGGTSGNTA